Proteins encoded in a region of the Solanum dulcamara chromosome 9, daSolDulc1.2, whole genome shotgun sequence genome:
- the LOC129903612 gene encoding uncharacterized protein LOC129903612 codes for MTSPMIQKDIVSAYKIETVKSILEELNGDYFVLLVDESFDVSRKEQMAIVFRYIDRKGFVMERLIDIVHVQDTSASSLKEAIVNLLSQHSLSPSSVRGQCYDGASNIKEITNELNKCLQKKEQDIANAMLLVEVEKRRLQILRDDEWDSLIAKVSTFCIKHDVLIPNFEEPYVSSLISRRKLANYTILHHYRVEVFCNIIDWQLQKLNDHFDEVTTDFLHEIACLNPINSFLSFDIKKVMRMTELYPDDFDESNMSALENQLASYIVDVRDVDERFSYLNGFCDLSKRLVQIKKYSTYPLVFRLVKLALLLPVVIASVERAFSAMKFIKNDLRSQMSDDFLSGCLISY; via the exons ATGACTTCTCCAATGATTCAAAAAGATATTGTGAGTGCATATAAAATAGAGACCGTTAAATCAATTCTTGAGGAATTAAATGGTGATTACTTTGTCTTGCTAGTTGATGAGTCCTTTGATGTGTCACGCAAGGAGCAAATGGCTATTGTATTTCGATATATTGATAGAAAGGGATTTGTGATGGAGCGACTTATTGACATTGTTCATGTTCAAGATACTAGTGCTTCATCTCTAAAGGAGGCAATTGTTAATTTACTTTCTCAACATTCTTTGAGTCCATCAAGTGTGCGTGGACAATGTTATGATGGGGCAAGCAATATAAAAG AAATTACAAATGAGCTTAATAAATGCTTACAAAAAAAGGAGCAAGATATCGCAAATGCCATGCTACTTGTTGAAGTAGAAAAGAGAAGGTTGCAAATTTTAAGGGATGATGAATGGGACTCTCTTATTGCTAAGGTATCTACATTTTGTATCAAACATGATGTTTTGATACCTAACTTTGAGGAGCCATATGTTAGCTCTTTAATATCACGACGAAAGCTTGCTAACTATACAATCTTACATCATTATCGTGTTGAAGTGTTTTGCAATATTATTGATTGGcaacttcaaaaacttaatgatCATTTTGATGAGGTGACTACTGATTTTCTTCATGAAATTGCTTGCTTAAAtccaattaactcatttttaaGTTTTGACATCAAAAAAGTAATGAGAATGACGGAATTATATCCGGATGACTTTGATGAATCTAATATGAGTGCTCTTGAGAATCAACTTGCAAGTTATATTGTTGATGTTCGTGATGTTGATGAAAGGTTCTCCTATCTaaatgggttttgtgatctttccaaaagattagttcaaataaagaaatattCTACTTATCCTTTGGTATTCCGCTTAGTGAAACTTGCTCTACTTCTACCAGTTGTCATTGCCTCAGTTGAAAGAGCTTTTTCGGCAATGAAGTTTATCAAGAATGACTTGCGGAGCCAAATGAGTGATGATTTTTTAAGTGGTTGTTTGATTTCTTATTAA